In Haloarcula sp. H-GB4, a single genomic region encodes these proteins:
- a CDS encoding nitrite/sulfite reductase — protein MPTKVENWKDEVYGNEIREHLMEFAEQGWDAIPEDEHDAWFERFKWWGLYHQRSGQESYFMMRIGTPNGVIKPGQLEVIGEIAKEYATGPVDNPEFGEAYCDWTTRQSIQLHWIKLEDIPEIFEKLEAVGLGTQQACGDSWRNIVGCPVAGKDKHEHVDAWPVAEDLHETFKGNDDYSNLPRKWKVAIAGCDEGCGQGDINDLAFEPAEKDGELGFNVRIGGGLSRKEPRLARDIDVWVPPEQAADVAHGMSSLFRDYGDREDRFNARIKFLMDEWGPEKMRSVLQEEYVDFELPTAGEDMRDQYSYNTGSQDGHNDHVGIHEQKDGNYYIGLNVLVGRMGADDVLELAELADEYGSGEVRLTQRQNIIVTDVPEENLDEFTSEPLLENYSPDPSPFMRGSIACTGTEYCSLSIVETKNRQVRYARWLKDNVELPEDHKDFHIHLSGCTASCAQPQIADVSLRGMKTRKDGEPVEALDIGLGGGLGDDPRFADWVEMRVPADEVPGAIKNLVNNFEDAREGGETFRDFVEDRDEETLAEMVEPEETDYHDPYMHNTKMTWYPYAEDDDMQASPAPTDGSGEPLPSDD, from the coding sequence ATGCCCACGAAAGTCGAGAATTGGAAGGACGAGGTTTACGGTAACGAGATCCGGGAGCATTTGATGGAGTTCGCAGAGCAGGGCTGGGATGCCATCCCGGAAGACGAACACGACGCCTGGTTCGAGCGCTTCAAGTGGTGGGGCCTGTACCACCAGCGTTCCGGCCAAGAGTCGTATTTCATGATGCGTATCGGGACGCCAAACGGCGTCATCAAGCCCGGCCAGCTCGAAGTCATCGGCGAAATCGCGAAGGAGTACGCGACCGGTCCCGTCGACAATCCCGAGTTCGGCGAGGCCTACTGTGACTGGACGACCCGCCAGAGCATCCAGCTCCACTGGATCAAACTGGAGGACATCCCGGAAATCTTCGAGAAGCTCGAAGCCGTCGGTTTGGGAACCCAGCAGGCCTGTGGCGACTCCTGGCGGAACATCGTCGGCTGTCCCGTCGCCGGTAAGGACAAACACGAGCACGTCGACGCCTGGCCCGTCGCCGAGGACCTCCACGAGACGTTCAAGGGCAACGACGACTACTCCAACCTCCCGCGCAAGTGGAAGGTCGCCATCGCCGGCTGTGACGAGGGCTGTGGACAGGGCGATATCAACGACCTCGCCTTCGAGCCCGCTGAGAAGGATGGCGAACTCGGATTCAACGTCCGTATCGGCGGCGGCCTCTCCCGCAAGGAACCGCGTCTCGCCCGCGATATCGACGTGTGGGTCCCGCCGGAGCAGGCCGCTGACGTGGCCCACGGCATGTCTTCGCTCTTCCGTGACTACGGTGACCGCGAGGACCGCTTCAACGCTCGCATCAAGTTCCTCATGGACGAGTGGGGTCCCGAAAAGATGCGCTCGGTCCTGCAGGAGGAGTACGTCGACTTCGAACTCCCGACTGCTGGCGAGGATATGCGCGACCAGTACAGCTACAACACTGGGTCTCAGGACGGGCACAACGACCACGTCGGGATTCACGAGCAGAAAGACGGCAACTACTACATCGGCCTGAACGTGCTGGTCGGTCGCATGGGTGCCGACGACGTGCTGGAACTCGCGGAACTCGCCGACGAGTACGGCTCCGGCGAGGTCCGACTGACCCAGCGCCAGAACATCATCGTCACCGACGTGCCCGAGGAGAATCTTGACGAGTTCACCAGCGAACCCCTGCTGGAGAACTACTCCCCGGACCCGTCGCCGTTCATGCGCGGCTCCATCGCCTGCACGGGCACGGAGTACTGCTCGCTCTCTATCGTCGAGACGAAGAACCGTCAAGTGCGGTACGCCCGCTGGCTCAAGGACAACGTCGAACTGCCCGAGGACCACAAGGACTTCCACATCCACCTCTCGGGCTGTACGGCCTCCTGTGCCCAGCCCCAGATCGCCGACGTATCCCTGCGCGGGATGAAGACCCGCAAGGACGGCGAACCGGTCGAGGCGCTCGACATCGGCCTCGGCGGCGGCCTCGGCGACGACCCGCGCTTTGCCGACTGGGTGGAGATGCGCGTCCCGGCCGACGAAGTCCCCGGCGCTATCAAGAACCTCGTCAACAACTTCGAAGACGCCCGTGAGGGCGGCGAGACCTTCCGTGACTTCGTTGAGGACCGCGACGAGGAGACGCTGGCCGAAATGGTCGAACCGGAAGAGACGGACTACCATGATCCGTACATGCACAACACGAAGATGACGTGGTACCCCTACGCAGAGGACGACGACATGCAGGCCTCGCCCGCGCCGACCGACGGCTCTGGTGAGCCCCTGCCCTCCGACGACTAA
- a CDS encoding LamG domain-containing protein, with product MSKKWTRRSALALIGSGAGLLTWGTGGFTDVTADRQVNIDTTEDSSDGPLFGIKSLADSGGPGQRVSLITFQNNLDEEVGVNLNAATVDSDDTTEVADLFKGEGTDPANYFDTPDSVGPGKQGTIEATLDLLPDVSIGSDREYDLPLDFTAGAKNENQTITLNRTPTVTYEDPRVSYWDFEQIGGQTVSDIWSGNDASRKSVGWSRGTYYGYEPDPADGGNRGTVLEFGGDRYSGGRGVITVSNSELDFTDDFSLSIWIKPTSIPNLYARLFSKWDSPRNNRDSDAEKGYQFFLGETDDRSDNKFEIGIETGQRSGKTNEIKTGATVGEGNWNHVVWTHRSSNPSEDRVYVNGDYENDGYSGDLKDPFGSDEPLRIGNGIDGNDDLSFPFDGFMDEPKAYDTALTSEQVQNLYATSKNGDSGSIGG from the coding sequence ATGAGCAAGAAGTGGACTCGCCGGAGTGCACTCGCGCTGATCGGTAGCGGTGCTGGCCTCCTGACGTGGGGGACTGGTGGGTTCACAGACGTGACCGCTGACCGTCAGGTGAATATCGACACAACTGAAGATAGCTCCGATGGTCCGCTGTTTGGGATTAAATCACTGGCCGATAGTGGGGGCCCCGGTCAGAGGGTATCGCTAATAACGTTCCAGAACAATCTAGACGAAGAAGTTGGAGTAAACCTGAATGCGGCCACAGTCGACAGTGATGATACCACTGAGGTGGCCGATCTGTTCAAAGGTGAAGGAACGGATCCTGCTAATTACTTTGATACGCCCGATAGCGTTGGACCGGGAAAGCAGGGGACGATCGAGGCAACACTTGACCTTCTCCCGGATGTGTCCATTGGCTCCGACCGCGAATATGACCTTCCGCTCGATTTTACTGCTGGAGCCAAAAACGAAAACCAAACAATAACGCTGAATCGAACACCGACCGTTACATACGAAGACCCGCGGGTTTCGTACTGGGATTTTGAACAAATAGGGGGACAAACAGTCTCAGATATCTGGAGCGGCAACGACGCCAGCCGTAAATCAGTAGGATGGAGTCGCGGCACCTACTATGGTTATGAGCCAGACCCAGCAGACGGTGGTAATCGTGGCACCGTACTTGAGTTCGGCGGCGACAGGTACTCCGGCGGGAGAGGCGTTATTACAGTGTCTAACTCTGAATTAGATTTCACCGATGACTTTTCACTGTCCATCTGGATAAAACCGACTTCAATTCCGAATTTGTACGCGCGACTGTTCAGTAAATGGGATTCCCCCAGAAATAACCGAGATTCTGACGCTGAGAAGGGATACCAGTTTTTCCTCGGCGAAACTGACGATAGATCTGATAATAAATTTGAAATCGGAATAGAAACCGGGCAGAGAAGTGGAAAGACGAATGAAATAAAGACAGGTGCAACAGTGGGTGAAGGTAATTGGAACCATGTTGTCTGGACCCACCGGTCGTCTAACCCATCTGAAGACAGAGTATATGTAAATGGAGATTACGAAAATGATGGATACAGCGGCGATCTAAAAGACCCGTTTGGGTCCGATGAACCACTCCGGATAGGCAACGGGATTGACGGTAATGACGATCTCAGTTTTCCGTTTGATGGTTTCATGGACGAGCCAAAAGCCTACGACACCGCGCTCACCAGCGAGCAGGTTCAAAATCTCTACGCGACAAGCAAAAACGGCGACAGCGGCAGTATAGGCGGCTGA
- a CDS encoding signal peptidase I: protein MLRMYVVRGLTLAGFVLVLALVVGALVGQPVLLSFVVSGSMSPTIQEGDGFVAIPEQVAGDIEQGDVIVFQSQEIRGGELTTHRVVGETERGYITRGDANPFTDQDGAEPPVSESQIVAVAWQPGGQVVTIPNFGTAILAGRVVVTNILTAVTTVLGVEQAAESWQAGSVMLVSGVILFAISLSSGIVNGSSRDRARSRGQDTFDPRYAALFLTAIIIVPANIAMVAPSSTHQIPAGEIATGNNVAPGEPVEATLVANNEDALVTMLVVFNASGQTTIENRWLDVPGGETDSTALYAPAPPRGEQKVVTVSEYRYIVLLPPTVIIAMHDIHPLVALGVINAALTVAVLAFVIGLLGTSKRRVRDTDRDIPLYLRVKRRLL, encoded by the coding sequence ATGCTCCGAATGTATGTGGTGAGGGGACTGACACTCGCCGGATTCGTGTTGGTTCTGGCACTCGTCGTGGGTGCACTGGTCGGGCAGCCAGTGCTTTTGAGCTTCGTCGTGTCCGGGAGTATGTCGCCAACGATTCAGGAAGGCGATGGCTTCGTCGCGATTCCGGAGCAAGTCGCAGGCGACATCGAGCAGGGTGACGTTATCGTGTTCCAGTCACAGGAGATCCGCGGTGGGGAGCTGACGACACACCGAGTCGTCGGCGAGACTGAGCGGGGGTACATCACCCGGGGAGACGCGAACCCCTTCACAGACCAGGACGGGGCTGAACCCCCAGTGTCTGAAAGCCAAATCGTCGCGGTCGCCTGGCAACCCGGTGGACAGGTGGTGACAATTCCGAATTTCGGCACGGCCATCCTCGCCGGCCGCGTCGTCGTCACGAACATTCTGACTGCGGTTACGACGGTCCTCGGGGTTGAGCAAGCAGCCGAGTCCTGGCAGGCAGGATCGGTGATGCTGGTCTCCGGCGTGATACTGTTTGCAATAAGCCTCAGTAGTGGGATTGTGAACGGTTCCTCGCGTGACCGAGCCCGCTCGCGCGGGCAGGATACCTTCGATCCGCGATACGCCGCGCTCTTTCTGACTGCAATCATCATCGTGCCAGCCAACATCGCAATGGTAGCTCCGAGCTCGACCCACCAGATCCCGGCGGGTGAGATCGCAACCGGGAACAACGTCGCCCCCGGTGAGCCGGTTGAAGCCACGCTTGTCGCCAACAACGAAGATGCGCTGGTGACGATGCTCGTCGTGTTTAACGCGTCCGGTCAGACGACAATCGAGAATCGGTGGCTCGATGTCCCTGGCGGTGAGACGGACTCAACAGCGTTGTATGCCCCCGCACCGCCACGAGGCGAACAGAAGGTTGTGACCGTCTCTGAGTACCGGTACATCGTTTTGCTGCCCCCTACCGTTATTATCGCAATGCATGACATTCACCCACTGGTGGCACTGGGTGTGATTAATGCGGCGCTCACCGTGGCTGTGCTGGCATTCGTCATCGGGTTGCTCGGGACAAGCAAACGACGTGTCCGCGACACCGACCGGGATATCCCGCTGTATCTGCGAGTAAAGCGTAGGCTGTTGTGA
- a CDS encoding DUF5305 domain-containing protein, giving the protein MLILLVTLALTLAGGYVTYDSHVDGAETVTEQQTVGTWTVESGFEHGATVTRDTEVFSAGEQLSNRSLYFTTASPELDGTYTVSHDNTDGNAAVTSTNLSLIIRAVEERNGNQVVHWQTRDSLDTLDAVEIEDGESAATTVSVDIPTILNRTEAIQNDLGAAPGQTEVLLVADTTVESSVDGETFTDTRTDRIEIVPGQSVYRVSTTTTGATSYDATEPVTRTIEPTRLELYGGPVLCVFGLVCMAFLGTARWRGWLVVTDRERARNEFERARNDFDEWISTARIPDTDDRTPVPTNSLADLVDIAIDSDRRVLEDGDQYAVLVDNEIYTYTAPPAVDPLSSPVARGTEPASEDRDDATASLSSLLFNDSTEDADATHPNESDTRDSNDG; this is encoded by the coding sequence GTGCTGATACTGCTCGTTACACTTGCGCTAACGCTTGCTGGCGGCTACGTCACCTACGACAGCCATGTCGACGGAGCGGAAACAGTTACTGAACAGCAGACTGTCGGCACGTGGACGGTGGAAAGCGGGTTCGAACACGGTGCAACAGTGACGCGTGATACCGAGGTTTTCAGTGCGGGTGAGCAACTCAGCAACCGGTCGCTGTATTTTACGACGGCATCGCCCGAACTCGATGGCACGTACACGGTTTCACACGACAACACCGACGGGAACGCGGCAGTCACCTCGACGAACCTGTCACTGATCATCCGCGCGGTCGAGGAGCGAAACGGGAATCAGGTGGTTCACTGGCAGACGCGCGACTCGCTCGACACGCTCGATGCTGTCGAAATCGAGGACGGCGAGTCGGCAGCCACTACAGTCAGTGTGGACATCCCGACAATCCTCAATCGCACTGAAGCAATACAGAACGACCTCGGGGCTGCCCCCGGACAGACCGAAGTCCTCCTTGTCGCCGACACGACTGTCGAATCGTCAGTCGACGGAGAGACGTTTACCGATACTCGCACCGACCGCATCGAGATTGTGCCCGGACAGAGCGTGTACCGCGTCAGCACTACCACAACCGGAGCGACCTCCTACGACGCGACCGAACCGGTAACCCGGACTATTGAACCGACACGGCTGGAACTGTACGGCGGGCCTGTGCTCTGTGTATTCGGACTGGTGTGTATGGCCTTCCTCGGGACCGCACGCTGGCGTGGCTGGCTTGTAGTCACTGACCGTGAGCGAGCGCGCAACGAGTTCGAGCGTGCACGTAATGACTTTGACGAGTGGATCTCGACGGCACGAATCCCGGATACCGACGACCGGACACCTGTCCCGACGAACTCGCTGGCAGACCTCGTTGACATTGCTATCGATAGTGACAGGCGCGTCCTCGAAGATGGTGATCAGTATGCAGTCCTCGTCGACAATGAAATCTACACGTACACGGCGCCACCGGCTGTCGACCCACTTTCGTCACCAGTGGCGAGGGGTACCGAGCCCGCCTCGGAAGACAGAGACGACGCGACAGCGTCGCTTTCGAGCCTGCTCTTCAACGACTCGACCGAGGATGCTGATGCGACACATCCTAATGAAAGCGACACGCGCGACTCGAACGACGGGTGA
- the cbiT gene encoding precorrin-6Y C5,15-methyltransferase (decarboxylating) subunit CbiT — MSRVSLPHDAKAGPTKPEVRAVLASKLALTGSDHFAEVGSCTGAVTITAARQAGRVTALERKGNRLDVTRKNLAANDVDADVELREAEAPEGLPDDADALFLGGSRNYEAILDHAVETGVDRIVMNVSRLEVAGAATEAFRERDILEEVVQFQVSHGYELAGATSFNSENPVYMLVGSASEDVAADGGSPSETEATDGGQQ; from the coding sequence ATGTCTCGCGTCTCGCTCCCACACGATGCGAAGGCCGGTCCCACCAAGCCGGAGGTCCGGGCCGTCCTCGCTAGCAAACTCGCTCTCACCGGGTCCGACCACTTCGCGGAGGTCGGTTCCTGTACCGGCGCCGTCACCATCACGGCGGCGCGCCAGGCCGGGCGGGTCACTGCGCTCGAACGCAAGGGGAATCGACTCGACGTGACTCGCAAGAACCTCGCCGCCAACGATGTCGACGCCGACGTCGAGTTGCGCGAGGCCGAGGCCCCGGAGGGCTTGCCGGACGACGCCGACGCCCTCTTCCTCGGCGGATCACGCAACTACGAAGCCATTCTCGATCACGCGGTCGAGACCGGCGTCGACCGAATCGTAATGAACGTCTCGCGGCTCGAAGTCGCCGGTGCGGCGACGGAGGCCTTCCGCGAACGCGACATTCTGGAGGAGGTCGTCCAGTTCCAGGTGAGCCACGGCTACGAACTCGCTGGCGCGACGAGTTTCAACTCGGAGAACCCGGTGTACATGCTCGTCGGCAGCGCCAGCGAGGACGTTGCCGCCGACGGCGGGTCACCGTCTGAGACTGAGGCGACCGACGGAGGCCAGCAATGA
- a CDS encoding rubrerythrin family protein: MTAADLIDAVRDDQQTELSRLGSSKTLYADTRGEMEPDVVLAAAAAREQAAHDTFDAWSDDEHDDAAALFVDAAAETAERRDSTDAEPVDRTPAMHDVLDDFNGTVERLGGFVGWTLVDKKVKEQYTGFFTGQADPQTASTFRSAGSDVVDFRDEAAELLDSVCEDDDDWDAAEAAAIDVISTAYDEYFETLEDLGVNPKPVC; this comes from the coding sequence ATGACCGCAGCCGACCTTATCGACGCAGTTCGTGACGACCAGCAGACGGAACTCTCCCGACTAGGGTCTTCGAAGACACTGTACGCCGACACCCGCGGCGAGATGGAACCGGACGTGGTACTGGCGGCGGCAGCCGCCCGCGAGCAGGCGGCCCACGACACGTTCGATGCCTGGAGCGACGACGAGCACGACGACGCGGCGGCGCTGTTTGTCGATGCGGCAGCCGAAACGGCCGAGCGCCGTGACAGCACTGATGCCGAGCCGGTCGACCGGACGCCGGCAATGCACGACGTGCTTGACGACTTCAACGGGACGGTCGAACGCCTCGGCGGCTTCGTTGGCTGGACGCTTGTCGATAAGAAGGTCAAGGAACAGTACACCGGCTTCTTCACCGGCCAGGCGGACCCACAGACGGCGAGTACGTTCCGCAGCGCCGGCAGCGACGTGGTGGACTTCCGCGATGAGGCCGCCGAACTGCTCGATTCCGTCTGCGAGGATGACGACGACTGGGACGCCGCGGAGGCGGCTGCTATTGATGTCATTTCGACGGCCTACGACGAGTACTTCGAGACGCTGGAAGACCTTGGTGTGAACCCGAAACCGGTCTGCTGA
- the uvrB gene encoding excinuclease ABC subunit UvrB — translation MSDTGGPLSIDRPDVDRQFRVDAPFDPAGDQPEAIEQLASGYRQGMDRQTLLGVTGSGKTNTVSWVVEEIQQPTLVIAHNKTLAAQLYEEFRELFPDNAVEYFVSYYDYYQPEAYVEQTDTFIDKDASINDEIDRLRHSATRSLLTRDDVIVVASVSAIYGLGDPRNYIDMSLSLEVGQEIERDELLGRLVDLNYERNDVDFTQGTFRVRGDTLEIYPMYARYALRVEFWGDEIDRMLKVDPLEGEVKSEEPAALLHPAEHYSIPEQRLQRAIDEIEKLLDQRISYFERQGDHVAAQRIEERTTFDIEMMQETGYCSGIENYSVHLSDRETGEAPYTLLDYFPDDFLTVVDESHQTLPQIRGQFEGDKSRKESLVENGFRLPTAFDNRPLTFEEFEEKTDQTLYVSATPGDYEREHSDQVVEQIVRPTHLVDPAVEIASATGQVEDLLERIDDRIERDERVLVTTLTKRMAEDLTEYLEESGVNVAYMHDETDTLERHELIRSLRLGDIDVLVGINLLREGLDIPEVSLVAILDADQEGFLRSETTLVQTMGRAARNVNGEVVLYADERSNAMQSAIQETQRRRRIQQQYNEEHGFEPTTIEKEVGETNLPGSKTDTGGISGDGASDADEAARQIEQLEERMQEAADNLEFELAADIRDRIRELREKFDLDGGDDSDGVPAPGPEF, via the coding sequence ATGAGCGACACCGGCGGCCCCCTCTCTATCGACCGACCAGATGTCGACCGCCAGTTCCGTGTCGACGCCCCGTTCGACCCCGCGGGCGACCAGCCTGAGGCCATCGAACAGCTGGCGTCGGGCTATCGCCAGGGGATGGACCGACAGACACTGCTCGGTGTGACCGGCTCCGGGAAGACCAACACCGTCTCGTGGGTCGTCGAGGAGATCCAGCAGCCGACCCTCGTTATCGCCCATAACAAGACCCTCGCAGCGCAACTGTACGAGGAGTTCCGCGAGCTGTTTCCGGACAACGCCGTCGAGTACTTCGTCTCCTATTACGACTACTACCAGCCCGAGGCCTACGTCGAGCAGACGGACACGTTCATCGATAAGGACGCCTCGATCAATGACGAGATCGACCGGCTGCGCCACTCTGCGACGCGCTCGCTGCTTACCCGGGACGACGTCATCGTCGTCGCGTCGGTGTCAGCCATCTACGGGCTCGGTGACCCGCGCAACTACATCGACATGTCCCTCTCGCTCGAAGTCGGACAGGAGATCGAGCGCGATGAACTGCTCGGTCGGCTGGTCGACCTGAACTACGAGCGCAACGACGTGGACTTCACGCAGGGAACCTTCCGCGTGCGCGGGGACACACTCGAAATCTACCCGATGTACGCCCGCTACGCCCTGCGCGTGGAGTTCTGGGGCGACGAGATCGACCGGATGCTGAAGGTCGACCCGCTGGAGGGCGAGGTCAAAAGCGAGGAGCCAGCCGCTCTGTTGCACCCGGCGGAGCACTACTCGATTCCGGAACAGCGGCTCCAGCGAGCTATCGACGAAATCGAGAAACTGCTGGACCAGCGAATCAGCTACTTCGAGCGGCAGGGCGACCACGTCGCCGCCCAGCGCATCGAGGAGCGGACCACGTTCGACATCGAGATGATGCAGGAGACGGGCTACTGCTCGGGCATCGAGAACTACTCGGTCCACCTCTCGGACCGCGAGACGGGCGAGGCTCCCTACACCCTGCTGGATTACTTCCCCGATGACTTCCTCACCGTCGTTGATGAGTCCCACCAGACACTCCCCCAAATCCGCGGCCAGTTCGAGGGCGACAAGAGCCGCAAGGAGAGCCTCGTCGAGAACGGCTTCCGCCTGCCGACGGCGTTCGACAATCGCCCGCTCACTTTCGAGGAATTCGAGGAAAAGACCGACCAGACGCTGTACGTGAGCGCCACGCCGGGCGACTACGAGCGCGAACACAGCGACCAGGTCGTCGAGCAAATTGTCCGTCCGACCCATCTCGTCGACCCCGCCGTCGAAATCGCCTCGGCGACGGGACAGGTCGAGGACCTGCTAGAGCGCATTGACGACCGCATCGAACGCGACGAACGGGTGCTTGTGACCACACTCACGAAACGTATGGCCGAGGACCTCACGGAGTATCTCGAAGAGTCCGGCGTGAACGTCGCCTACATGCACGACGAGACAGACACGCTGGAACGGCACGAACTCATCCGCTCGCTCAGGCTGGGCGATATCGACGTGCTGGTCGGCATCAATCTGCTCCGGGAAGGACTGGACATCCCGGAGGTGTCGCTCGTGGCGATTCTCGACGCCGACCAGGAGGGGTTCCTGCGGTCGGAGACGACGCTCGTCCAGACGATGGGCCGGGCCGCCCGGAACGTCAACGGTGAAGTCGTGCTGTACGCCGATGAGCGCAGCAACGCCATGCAGTCGGCCATTCAGGAGACCCAGCGCCGCCGGCGCATCCAGCAGCAGTACAACGAGGAACACGGCTTCGAACCGACCACCATTGAGAAGGAAGTCGGCGAGACGAACTTGCCGGGCAGCAAGACCGATACTGGCGGCATCTCCGGTGACGGAGCGAGCGACGCCGACGAAGCCGCTCGCCAGATCGAACAACTGGAAGAACGGATGCAGGAGGCCGCAGACAATCTGGAGTTCGAACTGGCGGCGGACATCAGAGACCGTATCCGGGAACTGCGGGAGAAGTTCGACCTAGACGGCGGTGACGACAGCGACGGCGTGCCGGCACCTGGGCCGGAGTTCTGA